The genomic stretch TAAGTAGATCCCCAGATATTACTCACCCGTCCGCCGCTTGCCGNNNNNNNNNNNNNNNNNNNNNNNNNNNNNNNNNCGATGCCGCTCGACTTGCATGTGTTAAGCTTGCCGCCAGCGTTCAATCTGAGCCATGATCAAACTCTTCAATTAAAACACAAAAATTAAATAAAACAAAAAAAGTTAAATTTAATTTTTTATTTAAAATAAATTTATAAAATAACAAAACTCTTATAAAAGAGTGCCCTTAAAAATTTTTTATATATTGTTAAAGAACTATATTAGATAAAGCATTAATCTGTATCTTACATCTAAATTCTAAAGAGTCAAGAATTTTTTACAAAATTAATAATAATTTTAATTTATTTTAATTTTTTTAAAAAAATTAAATCCTTGACTAATTAAATATTTTTTTATTTTTTTTATTTTTACTGTATATTTTGTATATAGAATTATATTTTTTTGTGTATTAAATAAAAATTTGTTTTTTGTTATAATTTTTTTTATTTTAGATAGTATATAAATACTAGAATCTAAAAATTTAATATTTTTAGGTAAAATTTTTTTTAACTCATCAAGAATTAAAGGAAAGTGAGTACAACCTAATATTATAGTATCTGGAAAAATTTTTAAATTATACCAAGGTTGAAATATTTTTTTAATTTTTTTTAAAGATATATTTAATCCTTGTATTTTTTTTTCAGATAAAAAAACTAATTCTTGAGAAGATAAAACTTCTATAATACAATTTTGACGAAAATCTTCAATTTTATTTTTTACATAATAATTTTCTAATGTTGTTTTTGTTGCAATAATACCAATTACACCATTATTTGTTATATTAATAGAATCTTTTATAACTGGAGTAACTCCTATTATTGGAAAAGAAAAATAATTTTGTATTATAGGAATACTAGAAACACTGGCTGTGTTACATGCTATTATTGCTAATGAAATATAATAATGATATGAAATTTTTTTTAATATTTTTACACAACGTTTATAAATATAATTTTTAGATTTTATTCCATAAGGAAAAAATTTATTATCTAATAAATATATGAAATGTATTTCAGGAAATATTTTTTTTATTTGACTATATACTGATATTCCACCTACTCCTGAATCAAAAATAAAAATTGTTATTTTACACTTAAAATGTAATAATTTATTATTCATAATAAAATTTCTTTTTTTATAAATTCTAATTTTTAGTAAAAATCATAATAATTATTAATTTATATTTAAATAATTAAATATTTATTTTATTATGAATAATATATAAAATATAGAAAAAATTAATCAATTATTATTAACGTATACACAATTTTTATAATAACAAATATAATTTTATAAATTAAAATAATGAAAAATCCAATTTATTTAGATTATGCATCTACTACACCAGTAGATAAAAGAGTTTTAAAAAAAATGATGAAATATTTAACTATAGATGGAATTTTTGGTAATCCTTCTTCTAATTTACATATATTTGGATGGAATGCAGAAAAAGCAGTTGATATTGCTAGAAAAAATATAGCTAAATGTCTGGGATGTCATGATAATGAAATTATATTTACATCTACAGCAAGTGAATCTATTAATATAGCAATAAAATCTATAATTAATTGTTTTAAAAAACATAAAAAACATATTATTACTACTACAATAGAACATAAATCTGTGATAGAAACATGTGTTTATTTAGAAAAAATTGGATTTTATGTTACATATCTAAAACCATCTAAAAATGGTTTAATAAACTTAAATAAATTAAAAAAAATAATTAATGAAAAAACAATTTTAGTTTCTATTATGCATGTTAATAAT from Enterobacteriaceae endosymbiont of Plateumaris braccata encodes the following:
- the murI gene encoding glutamate racemase — its product is MNNKLLHFKCKITIFIFDSGVGGISVYSQIKKIFPEIHFIYLLDNKFFPYGIKSKNYIYKRCVKILKKISYHYYISLAIIACNTASVSSIPIIQNYFSFPIIGVTPVIKDSINITNNGVIGIIATKTTLENYYVKNKIEDFRQNCIIEVLSSQELVFLSEKKIQGLNISLKKIKKIFQPWYNLKIFPDTIILGCTHFPLILDELKKILPKNIKFLDSSIYILSKIKKIITKNKFLFNTQKNIILYTKYTVKIKKIKKYLISQGFNFFKKIKIN